A window of the Chloroflexus sp. Y-396-1 genome harbors these coding sequences:
- a CDS encoding glycosyltransferase family 4 protein — protein sequence MSLKVLIVHNRYRQSGGEDTVVMNETALLKSNDIEVVEYIEDNKNLLGLSPWQIFVNTIWSNETYKNVTKLLRQFKPDVVHCHNTFLRISPSVYYACKEHRVPVVQTLHNYRLLCPAALFYRSGRICEECHGKVFPWPALIHGCWHDSRLHTMVPVTLLTVHRYLQTWQNQVDVYVALTEVGKQKFISGGIPKEKVVVKPNFTWDPGYQIRKREDYVLYVGRLSREKGIYTLLDAWLSLSNIPLKIVGSGPLLHHVQEFKRKNELECIEIVHQRPHSEVIEMIRSARFLVVPSECYESFPMAIVESFSCGTPVVAPKLGSMGEIISDGVTGLLFEPANSSDLALKIRWAWCNQKEMLNLGFAARQEYERKYSPEKNYQMLLDIYEKTINGKIGNDTCS from the coding sequence ATGAGCTTGAAAGTGCTGATCGTGCATAACAGGTATAGACAATCAGGAGGAGAGGATACGGTTGTAATGAATGAAACTGCTTTGCTTAAATCTAATGATATCGAGGTTGTTGAATACATAGAAGACAATAAGAATTTATTAGGATTATCCCCTTGGCAGATCTTTGTCAATACAATATGGTCAAATGAGACATACAAAAATGTGACAAAATTGTTGCGTCAGTTTAAACCAGACGTTGTACACTGTCATAATACATTTTTACGTATATCACCATCAGTATATTATGCCTGCAAAGAACATCGTGTTCCAGTTGTTCAAACATTACATAATTATCGTCTACTTTGTCCGGCAGCATTGTTTTATCGTTCTGGCCGAATTTGCGAAGAGTGTCACGGAAAAGTCTTTCCATGGCCAGCACTTATACACGGTTGCTGGCATGATTCTCGCTTGCATACAATGGTGCCTGTAACGCTACTTACTGTTCACCGCTACCTACAGACTTGGCAGAATCAGGTAGATGTCTATGTAGCACTGACAGAGGTTGGTAAGCAAAAATTTATTAGTGGTGGTATCCCGAAAGAAAAAGTTGTGGTAAAACCTAACTTTACTTGGGATCCAGGTTATCAAATTAGAAAAAGGGAAGATTATGTTCTCTACGTCGGTAGGTTATCACGCGAGAAAGGTATATACACCCTTCTTGATGCCTGGCTTAGCCTTAGTAACATTCCTTTAAAGATTGTTGGTTCCGGTCCGTTACTACACCATGTTCAGGAATTTAAAAGAAAAAACGAGTTGGAGTGTATAGAAATTGTCCATCAGCGACCACACTCTGAAGTGATAGAGATGATTCGTTCAGCGCGTTTTCTGGTAGTCCCTTCCGAGTGTTATGAAAGTTTTCCTATGGCAATAGTGGAGTCCTTCTCCTGCGGTACACCTGTAGTTGCACCGAAATTAGGTTCTATGGGTGAAATTATCAGCGATGGCGTGACGGGTTTATTATTCGAACCTGCCAACTCATCCGATCTCGCTCTCAAGATTCGTTGGGCTTGGTGCAATCAAAAAGAGATGCTTAACTTAGGTTTTGCAGCTCGGCAAGAGTACGAAAGAAAATACTCTCCTGAAAAAAATTACCAAATGCTCTTAGATATTTACGAGAAGACGATTAATGGCAAAATCGGAAATGATACTTGTTCCTAA
- a CDS encoding glycosyltransferase family 4 protein, protein MRIGLILINNDIGGAEKRYANFFSYVSSISSHDYTLIIPNGLFNDLCDQGILSERHQNIERIFRQFPYRIYNDLAKIRIRGHRLPGITLSLIPILRRQLLSREMTILISKFDVVHFCVTDPVLFMPKDKIVLLDEANSQSVHKLSSQVLSWLKNGAYINCISETIAQSYKRAVSDPKVSERVFTAPCSFTDYSKVFIARKERLVAFVARMEKVKHPEIFVAAISILAKYRNDFRAVMLGRGRLDRKIDGLIAKNKLDHVLQRFYTPNPLEILSRTAIFVSIQEFDNYPSQSLMEAMASGCAVVASDRGETRKLVTDDTGYCVPLSAEAVAERLDYMLNHFDDTIAMGLQARKKVMHEHTIERYVSYLEGVYERITKPV, encoded by the coding sequence ATGCGCATAGGGTTAATCCTGATTAACAACGATATAGGCGGAGCAGAGAAACGATACGCAAATTTTTTTTCATACGTATCTTCCATCTCTTCGCATGATTATACTCTTATTATTCCGAATGGATTATTCAATGATTTATGTGATCAAGGAATACTTTCGGAGCGTCATCAAAATATCGAAAGAATTTTCAGACAATTTCCATACCGTATATATAATGATTTAGCAAAAATTAGAATAAGAGGTCATAGATTGCCAGGAATAACTCTATCATTAATCCCAATTCTCAGGCGTCAGCTCCTCTCAAGGGAAATGACAATCTTAATTTCGAAATTTGATGTGGTTCACTTTTGTGTTACTGATCCCGTTCTCTTCATGCCAAAAGACAAAATTGTTCTCTTGGATGAAGCAAATTCGCAATCTGTACACAAGTTGTCCTCTCAAGTGCTCAGTTGGTTGAAGAATGGTGCATATATAAATTGTATAAGCGAGACTATTGCTCAGTCATACAAACGAGCAGTATCTGATCCAAAAGTTTCAGAAAGGGTATTTACTGCTCCTTGCAGTTTCACGGACTACTCTAAGGTTTTCATTGCTCGCAAAGAGCGACTAGTAGCATTTGTGGCGCGTATGGAGAAGGTAAAACATCCTGAAATCTTTGTTGCCGCGATTAGTATACTGGCAAAGTATCGTAATGATTTTCGTGCAGTTATGCTAGGTAGAGGAAGACTCGATCGTAAAATAGATGGTCTAATTGCTAAAAACAAACTAGACCATGTTCTTCAGAGATTCTACACCCCAAATCCACTGGAAATTTTAAGTCGTACAGCTATATTCGTGTCTATTCAAGAGTTCGATAACTATCCAAGTCAATCATTGATGGAGGCAATGGCATCTGGATGTGCGGTAGTTGCTTCTGATCGTGGTGAAACAAGGAAGTTAGTTACTGATGATACGGGATACTGTGTTCCTTTGTCTGCTGAAGCAGTTGCTGAACGCCTCGATTATATGCTTAATCATTTCGATGATACAATTGCAATGGGTTTACAGGCGCGCAAAAAAGTAATGCACGAGCATACGATTGAAAGATATGTAAGCTATTTGGAAGGAGTCTACGAAAGAATTACTAAACCAGTGTAA
- a CDS encoding Gfo/Idh/MocA family protein: MRYSTRKPSVAVIGCGYWGKNLVRNLYNLGALEMVCDTTEVGRATAAQIAPGVPIVSSIDEITASAVMIATPAATHYQIARYALETGRDVFVEKPLALTYAQGRQLVQIARDRNRILMVGHVLEYHPAIVRLVEMVHRGDLGTVYYIYSNRLSLGKVRREENILWSFAPHDIAVILRLLGAMPIQVTATGGSYIQPNITDVTVTNLLFDHGVRAHIHVSWLHPFKEQRLVVIGSRKMASFNDIAKELILYDQRVELREGEPIPIRGNGDLIAFDDTEPLRLECEAFLRAIVTREPPLADGESGLQVLRVLQAAQRSLMMNGEPVALGSEL; this comes from the coding sequence ATGCGTTATTCTACTCGCAAACCCAGTGTTGCCGTCATTGGCTGTGGCTATTGGGGAAAAAATCTAGTACGCAATCTATACAACCTCGGCGCGCTTGAAATGGTGTGTGATACAACTGAAGTTGGGCGTGCAACTGCTGCGCAAATTGCACCAGGTGTTCCTATTGTTAGCAGTATTGATGAAATTACAGCCAGTGCAGTGATGATTGCAACACCAGCCGCGACACACTATCAAATCGCACGCTATGCCCTGGAGACAGGACGTGATGTATTCGTTGAGAAGCCGCTAGCTCTGACATACGCACAGGGAAGACAGTTGGTGCAGATTGCCCGTGACCGCAATCGCATCCTTATGGTTGGACACGTCCTCGAGTATCACCCAGCAATAGTGCGACTGGTGGAGATGGTGCATCGTGGTGACCTCGGAACGGTTTACTATATCTATTCTAATCGGCTGAGCTTAGGGAAAGTGCGTCGCGAAGAGAATATTCTCTGGAGTTTTGCGCCACACGATATTGCTGTTATTCTTCGATTACTTGGCGCAATGCCTATTCAGGTCACCGCAACGGGTGGTAGCTATATCCAACCAAACATTACTGATGTGACAGTGACAAATCTCTTGTTTGACCATGGTGTACGCGCTCATATCCACGTCTCGTGGCTACATCCGTTCAAAGAGCAACGTCTTGTTGTCATTGGGTCAAGGAAGATGGCCAGTTTCAACGATATAGCGAAAGAGCTTATTCTCTACGATCAGCGTGTTGAACTTCGCGAGGGCGAACCTATTCCAATCCGTGGGAACGGTGATCTTATTGCTTTTGACGACACTGAGCCTCTTCGTCTTGAATGCGAAGCGTTTTTGCGTGCTATAGTAACTCGCGAACCACCTTTGGCTGATGGAGAAAGCGGCTTGCAGGTTTTACGTGTGTTACAAGCAGCTCAACGTTCGCTGATGATGAATGGTGAGCCAGTCGCTTTAGGAAGTGAGCTATGA
- a CDS encoding glycosyltransferase family 39 protein, which translates to MGSEVLTAVDVRYYFHNLLIDRTQVQEVPLWSWDHPPLYFIAAKLSIELFGHSEFTLRLPSIIAGVISVYLIHELTTILYDRRAGIVAAFLIAVNPFHIYFSQEARPYSFLMLTTIMSSIFLHRIIFHGRARHYIFYAITSIAGFYSHYFFIIVWFIHTILIIILLHHRDRLILFTLASAAVWLAFLSLWRGNFSIFLTREIERTGTVPVQERFLISLSNMATALGAYHFEDYLCPVITLVLVLTTCLADRKVLRVSIILVSAIFLYLAVLFIGNRVIGNPGYFAPAVVLYYVAFSGVISVLVAEKNRFLAFIVPGILVAITFTNALALVQYYHTPTYKQDYKAAFQAIMQRLRPGDIILYDRGVENYKGTYDSYYADLFALNNYFISTSDREDIERITKSYKGVFYVTRLSNRPAAEEMQRNGCHVVFRVSTFVCYISAAGDIGESLRVNGNWEEAKNTIFKKETILDYS; encoded by the coding sequence TTGGGAAGTGAAGTACTAACTGCAGTAGATGTCAGATACTATTTTCACAACCTTCTCATAGATAGAACCCAAGTCCAAGAAGTTCCTTTGTGGAGTTGGGACCATCCCCCGCTGTATTTTATTGCAGCTAAACTCTCAATAGAGCTGTTTGGACATTCCGAGTTCACTTTGAGGTTGCCTTCTATCATTGCTGGCGTTATATCTGTTTATTTGATTCACGAGCTTACGACCATCCTGTACGACAGGCGCGCCGGTATTGTTGCAGCTTTCCTGATAGCTGTAAATCCATTCCATATTTATTTCTCTCAGGAGGCACGGCCATATTCTTTCCTTATGCTCACTACAATTATGTCTTCTATATTCTTACATAGGATTATCTTTCATGGACGAGCTAGGCATTACATTTTCTATGCTATTACATCTATTGCAGGATTTTATTCACATTATTTCTTCATTATTGTCTGGTTTATACACACAATCTTGATAATTATACTACTACATCATCGGGATAGGCTAATATTGTTCACACTCGCAAGTGCAGCAGTATGGCTTGCTTTCTTATCTCTGTGGAGGGGTAATTTTTCCATTTTTTTGACGAGAGAGATTGAGAGGACTGGAACAGTACCAGTTCAAGAAAGATTTCTCATCTCTCTATCGAACATGGCAACAGCATTAGGTGCCTACCATTTCGAGGATTATCTCTGTCCTGTCATCACTCTTGTACTGGTTCTAACTACATGTCTAGCAGATCGAAAAGTATTAAGAGTTAGTATCATTCTCGTTTCTGCAATCTTCTTATACCTGGCAGTATTATTTATAGGGAATCGGGTCATAGGTAACCCAGGCTACTTTGCTCCTGCTGTTGTTTTATACTATGTTGCTTTCTCAGGTGTGATCTCAGTACTAGTGGCAGAGAAAAACAGGTTCCTCGCTTTTATTGTTCCGGGGATTCTGGTAGCAATCACTTTCACAAACGCATTGGCACTTGTTCAATACTATCATACACCTACCTATAAACAAGATTATAAAGCTGCTTTTCAAGCAATTATGCAGCGTCTGAGGCCAGGTGATATCATTCTATATGACAGGGGAGTTGAGAATTACAAAGGAACATATGATTCTTATTATGCAGATCTGTTTGCATTGAATAATTATTTTATTAGTACCTCTGATAGAGAAGATATTGAAAGAATAACCAAATCTTACAAGGGCGTGTTTTACGTTACAAGGCTATCAAATCGTCCCGCTGCCGAGGAGATGCAAAGGAATGGTTGCCACGTCGTTTTTAGAGTATCGACATTTGTTTGCTACATATCTGCCGCAGGAGATATTGGGGAGTCATTGCGGGTGAATGGTAACTGGGAGGAGGCAAAAAATACTATCTTCAAAAAGGAGACAATTTTGGATTATTCTTAA
- a CDS encoding glycosyltransferase family 4 protein encodes MLRQIEALAPEYNLIVIGYGPPPLRWHNAPGVKWFSVKPPRLHDKSLAIFLLLGLLHPFFYEQWYWLHSSPRQAYTFLHKLSADLIIANESLALPLANRLATEWNAPLILDLHEYEPLMEDQWLKKMLFSPKNRYLLERYAKQVSATMTVTPALAQRYQEEFGFRPTVVFNVPHYDNPPPDHNVDS; translated from the coding sequence GTGTTGCGTCAGATAGAAGCTCTGGCACCAGAATATAACCTGATAGTAATCGGGTACGGACCTCCACCTCTTCGTTGGCATAATGCTCCTGGTGTAAAATGGTTTTCTGTTAAACCACCGCGATTGCATGATAAATCTCTCGCCATTTTCCTGTTACTGGGATTACTGCATCCGTTCTTCTATGAGCAATGGTATTGGTTACACTCATCTCCGCGTCAAGCATATACATTTTTACACAAACTCAGTGCTGATCTGATAATCGCAAATGAGAGCTTGGCATTGCCGCTTGCAAACCGCCTTGCGACAGAATGGAACGCACCTCTGATCCTGGATCTACACGAATATGAACCGCTCATGGAAGATCAATGGCTTAAAAAGATGCTATTCTCACCGAAGAATCGATACCTGTTAGAACGCTATGCGAAGCAGGTGAGTGCGACAATGACCGTTACACCTGCTCTCGCACAAAGATATCAGGAGGAATTTGGTTTCAGACCAACAGTTGTTTTTAATGTACCCCATTATGATAATCCACCCCCTGATCACAACGTAGATTCTTAA
- a CDS encoding NAD-dependent epimerase/dehydratase family protein, giving the protein MKVLVTGGAGFIGSHTVEALLRSGHEVRVLDNLSSGRRSNLPEGVDLIIGDVTDEEVVARVTKGMDAVIHLAALVSVPQSLEEPVQTFMVNSGGTVKVIEAARRNNVRRFVLASTCAVYGDTLGCKDETSNVKPLVPYAASKLQAEHWVGMYARAYGMETVILRYFNVYGPRQSAASPYSGVLAKWCASLRQGKPCIVFGNGEQTRDFIFVRDVATANVLATISDQFSWGDAYNVSTGTSTSLLQVLSILDTILPNRVERQFASSRTGDILHSFGDSSKLRQLGWQPKTSLVQGLKELLEYNMTTESGSTVQVFGK; this is encoded by the coding sequence ATGAAAGTTCTAGTTACCGGTGGGGCAGGCTTTATTGGTTCACATACGGTTGAAGCTCTTCTTAGATCAGGACATGAGGTTAGAGTGCTCGACAATCTCTCCTCCGGCAGACGGTCAAATCTTCCTGAAGGTGTTGATCTCATCATTGGTGATGTTACAGACGAAGAGGTAGTTGCAAGAGTTACGAAGGGAATGGATGCTGTTATACACCTTGCTGCTCTCGTCAGTGTTCCTCAGTCACTAGAGGAACCAGTGCAAACTTTTATGGTGAACTCTGGGGGGACGGTAAAGGTAATAGAAGCCGCACGTCGAAATAATGTTCGTCGTTTTGTTCTTGCTTCAACATGTGCTGTATACGGCGATACACTCGGTTGCAAAGATGAAACTTCTAATGTAAAGCCTCTTGTTCCATATGCAGCAAGTAAACTGCAGGCAGAGCATTGGGTCGGAATGTATGCGAGAGCCTATGGTATGGAAACTGTTATTTTACGCTATTTCAATGTCTACGGTCCTCGTCAGTCTGCCGCTTCACCATACAGCGGCGTTCTTGCTAAATGGTGTGCTTCTCTACGACAGGGGAAACCATGTATTGTTTTCGGTAATGGTGAACAGACGCGTGATTTTATCTTTGTTCGCGACGTTGCTACAGCAAATGTCCTAGCAACTATTTCAGATCAATTTTCTTGGGGTGATGCTTATAATGTGTCTACTGGCACTTCTACCTCTCTGTTACAGGTGTTGTCCATCCTCGATACAATATTACCCAACCGTGTCGAACGGCAATTTGCATCATCGCGAACTGGTGACATTCTGCACTCGTTTGGAGATAGTAGTAAGTTGCGTCAACTTGGTTGGCAGCCTAAGACATCACTTGTTCAGGGATTGAAAGAACTCCTAGAATACAATATGACAACTGAATCTGGTTCAACCGTGCAGGTATTTGGGAAGTGA
- a CDS encoding cytochrome P450, whose product MTVPTRAIPGPKGLPGVGVAPRLLNDPLDFLLRIHRHYGDLVKLPLGKHTMYLAVHPDMIKRITQENWKNYIKQYTTMEDILGQGLVTSNGDHWLRQRRLIQPAFHHQRITRMATVMVEEAERMLERWDAYARHQQPVDIQTEMMLLAETIIVRTMFSTSLSDTEAAQVGKAFNDTLNWVAGQQFRLLQPPRSWPTPANRRYYRNLALLEQTVYRLINERQQRQGEHDDLLEMLVSARDADTGEPMSSKQIRDEVMTIFLAGHETTAGTLSWILHLLAHHGDSERKLRAEYAAVLGGRNPTPADLPQLRYSRMVIDETLRLYPPTWLLSRTLVGPDTLGDYDLPAGATVALSPYVTHRHPEFWPNAESFDPERFRPEAAAGRHKFAYVPFLSGPRQCIGNNVALMEMQMVLPMILQRFHVSAIPGYPVRPMAKATLRPGPRQWMEVRRVG is encoded by the coding sequence ATGACAGTACCGACACGTGCTATTCCCGGACCAAAAGGTCTCCCTGGGGTTGGAGTTGCGCCGCGGCTGCTTAATGATCCGCTCGATTTTCTGCTGCGCATCCATCGACACTACGGCGATCTGGTCAAGCTCCCGCTCGGCAAGCACACGATGTATCTTGCGGTGCATCCCGATATGATCAAGCGGATCACGCAAGAGAACTGGAAAAACTACATCAAGCAATATACGACCATGGAAGACATTCTCGGCCAGGGGTTAGTGACCAGCAACGGCGACCACTGGCTACGCCAGCGGCGTCTGATCCAACCGGCGTTCCACCATCAACGGATTACCCGGATGGCAACGGTAATGGTTGAGGAAGCTGAACGCATGCTCGAGCGATGGGACGCTTACGCTCGCCATCAACAGCCGGTTGACATTCAGACCGAGATGATGCTGTTGGCCGAAACGATTATTGTGCGCACGATGTTCAGTACCTCGCTGAGCGATACGGAAGCGGCACAGGTAGGAAAAGCATTTAACGACACCCTCAACTGGGTTGCCGGTCAACAATTTCGCCTGCTGCAACCACCGCGAAGCTGGCCAACACCGGCCAATCGGCGCTACTATCGCAATCTTGCCTTGCTTGAACAAACCGTGTATCGCCTGATCAACGAACGCCAACAGCGTCAGGGCGAACACGACGACCTGCTGGAAATGCTGGTCAGCGCACGCGATGCCGATACCGGCGAGCCGATGTCTTCCAAGCAGATCCGCGACGAAGTGATGACGATCTTCCTCGCCGGTCACGAAACCACGGCTGGCACGTTGTCATGGATTTTACACCTGCTTGCTCACCACGGTGATAGCGAACGCAAATTACGGGCCGAATATGCTGCCGTGCTCGGTGGAAGGAATCCGACCCCTGCCGATCTCCCCCAGCTTAGATACAGTCGAATGGTCATCGATGAAACGCTGCGTCTCTACCCGCCGACCTGGCTGCTCTCACGCACGCTCGTCGGCCCAGACACATTGGGTGACTACGACCTTCCCGCAGGTGCAACTGTTGCCCTCAGTCCGTATGTGACCCATCGCCATCCTGAGTTCTGGCCCAATGCTGAAAGTTTCGATCCCGAACGCTTCCGCCCCGAAGCGGCGGCAGGTCGCCATAAATTCGCCTACGTACCGTTCCTCAGCGGGCCACGCCAGTGCATCGGGAACAACGTTGCCTTGATGGAAATGCAGATGGTGTTGCCGATGATCCTGCAACGCTTCCACGTCAGCGCCATTCCAGGCTACCCGGTGCGCCCTATGGCCAAGGCCACACTGCGCCCAGGGCCACGGCAATGGATGGAGGTCAGGAGGGTGGGGTGA
- a CDS encoding D-glucuronyl C5-epimerase family protein yields the protein MAQGCSISLLIRAFNLFHDQRYLDAACRAVAVLFEPVESGGLQRTIDDMVFFEEYPVPHKGTYVLNGFLYSVIALYELASVHQHIKSLAYQSAKTGAAILERYAIPGTFYSRYALVGPVRMVNRRYQRTHIRLCVLLFLHSGMREYIRMAYHWSHSWRILIP from the coding sequence ATTGCTCAAGGTTGTTCCATAAGTTTGCTGATTCGTGCATTCAATTTGTTTCATGATCAACGTTACTTGGATGCTGCCTGTAGAGCTGTAGCTGTGTTGTTTGAGCCTGTGGAATCTGGCGGTCTACAGCGTACAATTGACGATATGGTGTTCTTCGAAGAGTACCCTGTTCCACATAAAGGTACATACGTCCTAAACGGATTTCTATACTCAGTTATCGCGCTCTATGAACTTGCGAGCGTACATCAGCACATAAAGAGTCTTGCCTATCAAAGTGCTAAAACAGGTGCAGCAATTCTCGAACGATACGCGATACCGGGAACTTTTTATTCAAGATACGCGTTAGTAGGTCCTGTAAGAATGGTAAACCGACGCTATCAGAGAACTCATATTCGGCTATGTGTGTTATTGTTTCTCCATTCTGGAATGCGAGAGTATATTAGGATGGCATACCACTGGTCACATAGCTGGCGTATTCTGATACCATAG
- a CDS encoding NAD-dependent epimerase/dehydratase family protein — translation MSVAIITGSAGLIGSEAVLYFANQGMDVVGIDNDMRRYFFGEEASTRCNRERIEKSVVRYTHYDIDIRDKESINRVFARYGKSIALVIHAAAQPSHDWAAREPITDFTVNAEGTLYLLEATRIYAPEAVFIFTSTNKVYGDRPNYLPLAEHEMRWEIDPSHKYASGISEDMPIDQCLHSLFGASKVAADILVQEYGRYFGMYTACFRGGCLTGPNHAGAQLHGFLAYLMRCVMTGTHYTVFGYKGKQVRDNIHSADLIRAFDAFFRRPRVAEVYNIGGGRESNCSLLEAINLCEEISGRPLKWSYSEKNRIGDHIWWISDLSRFKSHYPEWKIQYNVPQILREIFEMNRERWT, via the coding sequence ATGAGTGTTGCAATCATTACTGGGTCAGCTGGACTTATTGGATCGGAGGCAGTTCTTTATTTTGCAAATCAGGGTATGGATGTTGTTGGGATTGACAATGACATGCGTCGATACTTTTTCGGTGAAGAAGCCTCAACTCGATGTAACAGAGAGCGAATCGAGAAAAGTGTTGTTCGGTACACGCATTACGACATTGATATTCGCGATAAAGAGTCAATAAATCGAGTTTTCGCTCGCTATGGCAAGAGTATAGCCCTTGTAATTCATGCTGCTGCGCAACCAAGCCATGATTGGGCCGCTCGTGAACCTATCACTGACTTTACTGTTAACGCAGAGGGCACTCTTTATCTACTGGAAGCAACTCGCATTTACGCTCCAGAAGCTGTATTTATATTTACGTCAACCAACAAGGTTTACGGTGACAGACCAAACTACTTGCCACTTGCCGAGCATGAAATGCGTTGGGAGATTGATCCGTCCCATAAGTACGCAAGTGGTATAAGCGAAGACATGCCCATCGATCAGTGCTTACATAGCTTGTTTGGTGCTTCAAAAGTCGCTGCTGATATTCTGGTGCAGGAGTACGGTCGCTATTTTGGAATGTACACTGCTTGCTTTCGAGGAGGGTGTCTGACGGGACCAAATCACGCAGGAGCGCAACTACACGGATTTCTTGCTTATCTCATGCGCTGTGTAATGACAGGAACTCACTACACAGTTTTTGGTTATAAGGGGAAACAGGTTCGTGATAATATTCATAGCGCTGATTTAATACGAGCATTCGATGCCTTTTTTCGTAGACCAAGAGTGGCTGAAGTATACAATATTGGAGGCGGGCGTGAGAGCAATTGCTCTCTGCTGGAGGCAATTAATCTCTGTGAAGAGATTAGCGGTCGGCCTCTAAAGTGGAGTTACTCAGAGAAGAATCGGATAGGCGATCACATTTGGTGGATTAGTGACTTAAGTCGTTTTAAATCGCACTATCCGGAGTGGAAAATTCAGTACAATGTGCCGCAGATTCTGCGAGAAATTTTTGAGATGAATCGTGAACGTTGGACCTAA
- a CDS encoding WecB/TagA/CpsF family glycosyltransferase — protein MIDRGKYNLLGVLVNAIDYEAAEERVIVAAKSRQSLTVSALAVHGVMTGVMNPEHRYRLNKLDLVVPDGQPVRWALNALYRVSLKDRVYGPKLMLKVCERAARERLPVYFYGSRAEVLNLLCKNLQQQFPELIIAGSRPSFFRQLTEEEQLSVAANIKSSDAAIVFVGLGCPRQEVWIYEHRDILSVPTLAVGAAFDFHAGTLPQAPHLLQSYGLEWAFRLTKEPRRLWRRYMLLNPLYLILVLSQYLGLYHFDTSGLVPKPLRYG, from the coding sequence ATGATTGATCGAGGGAAATACAACCTACTAGGTGTTCTAGTCAACGCAATTGACTATGAAGCTGCTGAGGAAAGAGTAATTGTTGCAGCTAAGAGCCGACAATCTCTCACTGTCTCTGCATTAGCTGTGCACGGTGTAATGACGGGAGTAATGAATCCGGAGCATCGATACCGTCTTAATAAACTCGATTTGGTGGTTCCGGATGGCCAGCCTGTACGTTGGGCCTTGAATGCACTATACCGAGTGAGTCTCAAGGATCGAGTTTATGGTCCGAAACTGATGTTGAAAGTTTGCGAACGTGCTGCTAGGGAACGATTGCCTGTATATTTCTACGGTAGTCGTGCCGAAGTACTGAACTTACTTTGCAAAAATTTACAGCAGCAATTTCCTGAATTAATCATTGCTGGGAGTAGACCTTCCTTCTTTCGTCAGTTGACAGAGGAAGAACAATTATCGGTGGCAGCAAATATTAAAAGCAGTGATGCAGCAATAGTATTCGTTGGACTAGGTTGTCCTCGTCAGGAAGTATGGATATACGAACATCGTGATATTCTGTCCGTACCGACACTTGCAGTTGGTGCAGCCTTTGATTTCCACGCTGGAACATTACCCCAAGCGCCACATCTACTCCAAAGCTATGGTTTAGAGTGGGCTTTTCGGCTGACTAAAGAACCACGAAGGCTATGGCGTCGGTATATGTTGTTAAATCCCTTGTATCTGATACTCGTGCTTTCCCAGTATCTCGGGTTATATCATTTCGATACTTCCGGATTAGTACCAAAGCCGTTACGGTATGGTTAA